One Rhizoctonia solani chromosome 2, complete sequence DNA segment encodes these proteins:
- a CDS encoding Transposase family Tnp2 protein produces the protein MPAQQPVQRRNSGQKLRTQPETNRPDKLDDISIETLHDHLGGFDLLTYGLSAEDVMDAEDIVEAVVEAHTLLEVEDIHNLSSFDLYVRYKPTEELFAELIRCYQPIDSAQGARIPSIKRLRSLARTLSGFTPKRHHCCVNSCVAFIGYLGDMTTCPVCHEGRLDSSGKPWNIFTTIPLIPQLRALFACPITAEKMRHRHTYSNNKGTMADISTLFAILSYATSLSRLTASQCRIDTFKRSTRLHLELLWTVLAPSNAEPTPVGLS, from the exons ATGCCTGCTCAGCAACCAGTTCAGCGAAGGAACTCTGGACAGAAACTACG TACTCAGCCCGAAACCAACAGACCTGACaaacttgatgacatcagcATTGAAACACTTCATGACCACCTTGGCGGCTTTGACCTATTGACATACGGACTCTCAGCAGAGGATGTTATGGATGCAGAGGATATTGTTGAGGCAGTGGTTGAAG CGCACACTTTACTTGAAGTGGAGGATATTCATAACCTCTCTTCGTTTGACCTTTATGTTAGATATAAGCCAACTGAAGAGCTATTTGCTGAATTGATTCGTTGTTATCAACCCATTGATAGTGCGCAAGGAGCCCGGATTCCCTCAATTAAGCGCCTCCGCTCCCTTGCTCGTACTCTTTCTGGATTCACTCCAAAGCGTCACCACTGCTGTGTCAATTCTTGCGTAGCCTTTATTGGGTACcttggggatatgacaaCCTGTCCAGTCTGCCATGAAGGTCGTTTGGATTCATCAGGCAAACCTTGGAACATTTTTACCACCATCCCCCTCATTCCCCAACTTCGTGCATTATTTGCCTGTCCCATTACTGCGGAGAAGATGCGCCATCGACATACCTATTCCAACAACAAGGGAACAATGGCTGATATTTCGACTCTCTTCGCTATCTTGAGCTATGCAACCTCTTTGTCACGATTGACGGCAAGCCAATGCCGTATAGATACTTTCAAGAGGAGCACGAGGTTGCACTTGGAATTACTCTGGACGGTGCTTGCCCCTTCAAACGCCGAACCAACACCTGTTGGCCTATCCTAA
- a CDS encoding Peptidase family M28 protein, producing MMNKRVYKNYVDLTNIIVRVSDGTPEGKRNAVLVNSHLDSTLPSPGAADDAISVGVMLECIRVLTETPGWQPVHSIIFLFNNAEESLQDGSHLYATQHFTAHTVRAIINLEAAGSTGPELLFQATSEEMIEAYSHVPRPFGTVLANDVFSSGVIMSDTDFRQFQEYQNLTGLDMAIVGNSYLYHTRRDTVENIEPGVAQHMAENTLALLTYLSSSASPLPTLRSYSPPKTAYFSLLSRYFFSYHFSTAQRLYTATFLLSLPLFRLSRLHAQSVVGVPVSLIFGLVSANVFAALMSSMGQGMKWFANEQFCLVLYTPSALLGVLVFQVFLNSRASGQDLERLSYRSVHLFFSAGAWAVQSLGIGSAGLLWFVSLFTGAGIAVDWVWGDAEVPVASYVLGSFGPLVLGTEVATSLTDIFVPLTGRMGSLPPVDNIIASLTTVAAFYAFPLVLPLSHRFGARALKIFTLSVAGWSVLMCIIFSLPWITPFDRTHQKRFFGMHVENITSGEYTLQLGAADAAPGFEALVNKLAAEFGAPGAKPTLNVMDDWNPDWDVLYPFSQFVTSYKVAAPRPQGYESSWEKIFTVKAYDDILDFATGTRKLTLKISHPGLIWTVIAFDAWVVSWSLDSPPPYGEARHHIKEASYYGTNEWSIKLEIKVPGLGAGQFTHEPLKINFVGIEEKAMWPGKKNDRAGPAMEVFERMDQWFEEKRGGVDDVMLLGCVAGMAVI from the exons ATGATGAACAAACGAGTATATAAAAACTACGTCGACTTGACGAATATCATCGTACGAGTATCGGATGGGACCCCTGAAGGAAAGAGAAACGCTGTATTGGTAAACTCGCACCTCGATAGCACGTTGCCCAGTCCTG GTGCGGCGGACGATGCTATTTCTGTAGGTGTTATGCTGGAGTGCATTCGTGTTCTAACGGAAACCCCTGGTTGGCAACCGGTTCACTCGATCATTTTTT TATTTAATAATGCCGAAGAATCGTTGCAAGATGGTTCGCACTTGTATGCCACTCAGCATTTCACTGCGCATAC TGTTCGAGCAATCATAAACCTCGAGGCGGCTGGTTCAACCGGGCCTGAATTGCTTTTTCAGGCAACCTCTGAAGAAATGATTGAAGCATACTCGCATGTACCTCGACCTTTCGGGACGGTATTAGCGAACGATGTGTTCAGCTCGGGGGTTATCATGTCCGA CACTGACTTCAGGCAATTTCAGGAATATCAGAACCTAACCGGTCTAGAT ATGGCAATTGTGGGAAATTCATACTTGTATCACACTCGAAGAGATACCGTGGAGAACATTGAACCTGGCGTAGCACAG CACATGGCTGAGAACACTCTTGCACTCTTGACCTATTTATCATCGTCAGCATCACCCTTACCGACGTTGCGAAGTTACAGCCCTCCAAAGACAGCTTATTTCTCCCTCCTCTCTCGATACTTCTTTTCATACCATTTCTCAACAGCCCAGCGACTGTACACTGCGACCTTCCTCCTATCTCTCCCCCTTTTCCGTTTGTCTCGCCTACACGCTCAATCAGTAGTGGGAGTACCGGTTTCGCTAATATTTGGCCTGGTTTCGGCGAATGTCTTTGCTGCATTAATGTCATCTATGGGTCAGGGCATGAAATGGTTCGCCAACGAACAATTTTGCCTTGTACTTTATACCCCTTCAGCATTGCTGGGTGTCTTGGTCTTTCAGGTATTCCTCAACTCGCGTGCTTCGGGCCAAGACCTAGAACGACTTTCCTATCGCTCCGTCCACCTCTTTTTTAGCGCTGGGGCTTGGGCCGTACAAAGTCTCGGCATCGGAAGTGCTGGACTACTGTGGTTTGTGAGTTTATTCACAGGAGCAGGAATTGCTGTAGACTGGGTCTGGGGAGATGCCGAGGTGCCAGTGGCATCCTATGTGTTGGGAAGCTTTGGTCCACTTGTTCTTGGAACCGAGGTGGCGACCTCATTGACTGATATTTTTGTTCCCTTG ACGGGACGTATGGGCTCT CTTCCTCCCGTCGACAATATTATCGCGTCGCTCACTACCGTTGCCGCCTTCTACGCTTTCCCGCTTGTTCTGCCTCTTTCCCACCGGTTCGGCGCGCGTGCATTGAAAATATTTACTCTCTCAGTCGCAGGATGGTCTGTGTTAATGTGCATCATATTCTCACTGCCTTGGATCACCCCATTCGATAGAACGCACCAGAAGCGGTTCTTTGGTATGCACGTTGAAAAC ATTACTTCTGGGGAATATACGCTTCAACTGGGCGCTGCTGACGCGGCACCTGGGTTTGAAGCCCTGGTGAACAAGTTGGCAGCGGAATTTGGGGCTCCCGGGGCAAAGCCGACTCTGAATGTGATGGATGATTGGAATCCGGATTG GGATGTGCTGTATCCGTTTTCGCAA TTTGTGACGTCGTACAAGGTGGCAGCGCCTCGGCCTCAAGGATACGAGTCCAGCTGGGAAAAGATTTTCACGGTCAAGGCATATGATGATATACTTGATTTCGCGACTGGGACACGCAAACTGACACTGAAAATCTCGCACCCGGGTCTCATCTGGACAG TGATCGCGTTCGACGCATGGGTGGTGAGCTGGTCCCTGGATTCTCCACCACCGTATGGGGAAGCCCGACACCACATCAAAGAGGCATCGTATTATGGGACGAACGAATGGTCGATCAAGTTGGAGATCAAGGTTCCCGGGCTGGGCGCAGGCCAATTTACGCACGAACCGTTGAAGATCAATTTTGTGGGGATTGAGGAAAAGGCCATGTGGCCAGGGAAGAAGAATGATCGAGCGGGACCGGCGATGGAGGTGTTTGAGCGAATGGATCAGTGGTTTGAAGAAAAGCGGGGTGGGGTGGATGACGTGATGCTGCTGGGGTGTGTTGCGGGTATGGCAGTGATATAA
- a CDS encoding E3 ubiquitin-protein ligase — protein MDERIEPTNKPKRKPSSRRVLSDQTCTAINNTSNPPVLHHAPTGPPVAGHKSFEPSRPAPRPPQRSLSTTQGLRGLAQRNMSTSSVSINPTSAPSAPALRRRQSVSTHTPASKSVDNFNNHIIYSKSPPPAAYTRPLSPRQLGKLPANGSMPQLVPNHTGNVNPLPRPPNFIRPTAATPAPRPTHPPPPTPKPQPAPTAPRSSSDSSIQAKNWNPYRPTSPDSKRHRPTKMGDPGPSSSKVEPPTKTAPAPAPTPATSTASSTHQPRPSTEDVTMNLARMILTPPHTQRMVTYPGTSQYSAGGPSACGLTSLNAVRCVLHLEQTIRVGGGQVGSGGVGLSILGTMTKLEFVKDVMGIAPHWKSSEHLEVEDILGLPLFTRSLTCIGTEQRLTNRRNFKEILSVLQTTRTNHSAAAGVLITRPPEIISIMHFPASLPAPTPATFSSVQSTPQPSPSSIFAIFDSHTRPTHPTGSAFIVSASIDQTARYLEKLFAVDPDVLNDGGALLGAFDAHFVVPSDTPPNVSNPGAALSIRPTDPDVYAANLGMLSAQMELRAARQRAQREVEMVMEQLRRSENAYVRERRLRESRDARVRELETRLHDIERARRQRREERRERDKSKRGSARASMAASPVEKEEDPLQTMVKGEAPVEADESNEPEIKVEPLQVFTAEVQGSLFDEPEAVEDKEEAQVGLEKHADELDIASVAQLIEAAKPDPPAPRLSTGGAIGFLASIASRSIPFWGTSHQPDPASIPTPATPNAPPLPNPDLAAPEITFHCDICQDTEPEVDVAIVEGCGHRFGRECLKGFVSSKLADGKFPIVCPTCATGEAGGTIGVVSSWLAESVGISQSEYERWTQFELAAYSFAIECTQCNRSYMVSREDYNDPASKSFTCAMPDCDHTWCKSCSTTIDKDKPHTCDGSAELTRLMEREGWKKCPGCQAPIEKSEGCNHMTCTTPACNTHFCYVCGGKVIQSVIRNEINEAIMQHFSNCKLFDVPDEE, from the exons ATGGACGAGAGGATCGAACCAACGAATAAACCGAAACGAAAGCCGAGCTCCAGGCGAGTTCTGAGCGATCAGACTTGCACTGCAATCAACAATACGAGCAATCCCCCTGTCTTACACCATGCACCCACCGGCCCTCCTGTGGCTGGTCACAAGTCGTTTGAACCCTCCCGCCCTGCTCCTCGTCCTCCTCAGCGCTCACTCTCTACAACCCAAGGTCTACGCGGTCTGGCACAGAGAAACATGTCTACCTCTTCTGTCTCTATCAATCCAACTTCCGCTCCCTCTGCCCCCGCTCTCCGACGACGCCAGTCTGTATCTACTCATACCCCCGCCTCAAAGTCTGTCGACAATTTTAATAATCACATTATTTATTCCAAGTCCCCTCCACCAGCTGCTTATACACGACCGCTCTCTCCTCGTCAGCTTGGAAAACTACCTGCAAACGGGTCTATGCCTCAACTCGTACCCAATCACACTGGCAACGTTAACCCACTCCCTCGACCCCCAAATTTTATCAGACCCACCGCTGCTACCCCTGCACCACGTCCGACGcatccaccacctccaactCCCAAGCCACAACCTGCGCCAACCGCACCGAGAAGTAGCAGCGACAGTAGCATCCAGGCAAAGAACTGGAATCCATATCGCCCCACCTCACCCGACTCGAAACGACATCGTCCGACAAAGATGGGCGATCCCGGTCCATCATCCTCTAAAGTCGAGCCACCGACAAAGACCGCACCTGCACCTGCCCCTACCCCTGCTACGTCCACCGCTTCTTCCACCCACCAACCGCGCCCTTCCACAGAAGACGTGACAATGAACCTGGCCCGGATGATACTTACCCCACCCCACACCCAACGAATGGTCACCTACCCCGGCACATCCCAATACTCGGCTGGCGGGCCGAGCGCTTGTGGACTTACGAGTCTGAATGCCGTAAGGTGCGTTTTGCACCTCGAGCAAACCATTCGCGTCGGAGGAGGTCAGGTCGGAAGTGGAGGCGTGGGGTTGAGCATCCTTGGCACAATGACCAAGCTCGAGTTTGTAAAG GATGTCATGGGCATAGCCCCCCATTGGAAGAGCAGCGAGCATTTGGAGGTCGAGGATATACTCGGTCTGCCGTTGTTCACGCGCAGCTTGACTTGTATAGGAACTGAACAACGATTGACGAATAGACGAAATTTTAAAGAAATCCTCAG TGTCCTACAAACCACCCGGACAAACCACTCTGCCGCCGCAGGGGTGTTGATCACCCGTCCTCCTGAAATAATCAGTATTATGCATTTCCCTGCCTCTCTGCCCGCCCCCACACCTGCCACATTCTCCTCAGTCCAATCTACACCCCAACCTTCTCCATCTAGCATATTCGCGATTTTTGATTCCCATACACGACCCACCCACCCAACCGGCTCGGCATTCATCGTGAGTGCCTCGATCGACCAGACCGCCCGGTACCTGGAAAAGCTCTTTGCGGTGGACCCTGATGTCCTCAACGATGGTGGAGCTCTGCTTGGCGCCTTTGACGCCCACTTTGTCGTTCCTAGCGATACCCCTCCGAATGTCTCGAACCCCGGGGCAGCACTCTCGATTCGCCCGACCGATCCGGACGTGTACGCTGCGAATCTGGGTATGCTCAGTGCTCAGATGGAGTTACGCGCCGCGCGTCAGCGGGCACAGAGAGAGGTAGAGATGGTGATGGAGCAATTGAGGCGGAGCGAGAACGCGTATGTCCGGGAGCGGAGATTGCGAGAGAGCCGGGATGCGAGAGTGAGAGAGTTGGAGACTCGTTTGCACGATATCGAAAGAGCAAGGAGGCAGCGCAGGGAGGAGCGGCGAGAACGGGACAAGTCTAAAAGGGGATCTGCGAGAGCTTCGATGGCTGCGAGCCCTGTCGAGAAGGAAGAAGATCCACTGCAGACCATGGTCAAGGGCGAAGCTCCGGTCGAGGCCGATGAAAGCAACGAACCCGAGATCAAGGTGGAGCCGTTGCAGGTGTTTACCGCAGAAGTGCAGGGCTCGTTGTTTGACGAGCCCGAGGCTGTCGAGGACAAGGAGGAAGCTCAGGTCGGATTGGAGAAACATGCAGACGAGTTGGATATCGCGAGCGTCGCTCAGCTCATTGAGGCTGCCAAACCGGACCCGCCAGCTCCTCGACTCAGCACGGGAGGGGCCATCGGGTTTCTAGCCTCCATCGCAAGTCGAAGTATCCCATTCTGGGGCACCTCACACCAACCGGACCCAGCTTCGATCCCAACGCCAGCCACACCCAACGCACCCCCTCTTCCCAACCCGGACCTTGCAGCCCCCGAAATCACTTTCCATTGCGACATTTGCCAGGACACCGAGCCCGAGGTGGACGTTGCGATTGTCGAAGGATGCGGGCATCGATTCGGGCGAGAGTGTTTGAAGGGATTCGTTAGCTCCAAGTTGGCAGATGGCAAGTTCCCGATCGTGTGTCCGACGTGTGCCACTGGGGAAGCGGGAGGAACGATTGGTG TTGTTTCGAGCTGGCTCGCCGAGTCGGTTGGGATTAGTCAGAGCGAATACGAGCGGTGGACGCAGTTCGAGTTGGCGGCGTACTCGTTTGCGATCGAGTGTACTCA ATGCAACCGAAGCTACATGGTTTCGCGGGAAGATTACAATGACCCTGCCTCCAAGTCGTTTACCTGCGCAATGCCCGACTGT GACCACACATGGTGCAAGTCTTGCTCGACCACAATAGATAAAGACAAGCCGCACACATGCGATGGAAGTGCCGAGTTGACTCGGCTGATGGAGCGTGAGGGCTGGAAGAAATGTCCAG GCTGTCAGGCGCCAATTGAGAAGAGCGAAGGGTGCAACCATATGACT TGCACAACGCCCGCATGCAATAC GCACTTTTGCTATGTGTGTGGGGGAAAGGTGATTCAATCGGTGATTAGGAACGAGATCAACGAGGCTATCATGCAGCATTTCTCCAACTGCAAATTGTTTGACGTGCCTGACGAGGAGTAA
- a CDS encoding Transposase family tnp2, with protein MICVGVIPGPQCPNDINSFLQPLINELRELARGVAAVDVNQRKLFLLRAHPLTIFGDIPALTKVLEFIGHNGCFPCRFCLMPTVPGPTSGGGFHRYCPLHQPNGFRMDPLNLPLREHDDTIKTGLKVLKAKNEAERKQLATKSGVKGVTLFARVPSISIPRSFPVDLMHMIWQNLLPQLIDLWTGDFNDLDGGLEDYELKKDVWGALCEACIPSRQTMPTSFGCAVPDPRKRSYFIAETWNVFTTQLAPSLLRKRFSDQRYYRHFVRLVKLLSLVVSFDLPRDKTPEIRQGFAEWVEEYEQIYYQFDEDRLQTCPVNVHYLLHIADSIEYMGPIWCYWAYPMEQFCSFIINSVKSRRYPYANIDERVLNRARLQIILRKHRLIDKEPFTRRRRPEESDGATLVRGYPLVFLLSLHSKHLRVDQQLRRQIIRYLTTCFEILSSEAEAIIPEELEQWGRLRIGNGGDEVHARGFHKLRPDGRDAAFVRYQLMVDQDANNINAAPRFEEESQYGKLQHIFVLTIPPSTRNINPHRTKKRHLLLAQLYEVPVEIDETDEYKVIWYKGKLGSGEVVDVQTIQCSVGRIKDGNVWWIVDRSADNTFAYPEFID; from the exons ATGATCTGTGTTGGTGTCATTCCTGGTCCACAATGCCCCAACGATATCAATTCATTTCTTCAGCCCCTGATCAACGAGCTCCGAGAGCTAGCACGTGGAGTGGCAGCTGTTGATGTCAATCAACGCAAGCTATTTTTGCTACGTGCACATCCTTTGACCATATTTGGCGATATCCCAGCGCTTACCAAAGTCTTGGAGTTTATTGGGCACAATGGTTGCTTCCCTTGCCGATTTTGTCTTATGCCAACTGTACCTGGTCCAACATCAGGTGGTGGATTCCACCGCTATTGTCCCTTACACCAGCCCAATGGATTTCGAATGGACCCATTAAACCTCCCACTCCGTGAACATGACGACACTATCAAAACCGGTCTCAAAGTTCTCAAGGCAAAAAATGAAGCGGAACGCAAACAACTAGCAACCAAATCAGGTGTCAAGGGTGTCACACTCTTTGCTCGTGTACCCTCCATCTCCATCCCACGCTCCTTCCCTGTCGATCTTATGCATATGATTTGGCAAAACCTTCTTCCGCAACTAATTGACCTATGGACTGGGGATTTCAATGATTTGGATGGCGGACTTGAAGATTATGAACTGAAGAAGGACGTCTGGGGCGCCCTCTGTGAAGCTTGTATCCCATCTCGGCAAACAATGCCAACGTCCTTTGGCTGCGCTGTCCCTGATCCCCGAAAACGCTCCTACTTCATTGCTGAGACTTGGAATGTTTTTACGACACAACTGGCTCCCTCGCTTCTACGCAAGAGGTTCTCTGATCAACGTTATTACCGGCATTTTGTTCGCCTTGTCAAACTCCTTAGTCTTGTTGTCTCATTCGATCTACCGCGTGACAAGACTCCAGAAATTCGACAAGGTTTCGCCGAATGGGTAGAGGAGTATGAACA GATATATTACCAGTTTGATGAGGATAGGCTTCAGACTTGTCCCGTCAATGTTCATTATCTCCTTCACATTGCTGATTCAATCGAGTACATGGGACCTATATGGTGTTACTGGGCTTATCCCATGGAGCAATTCTGCAGCTTCATCATTAATTCGGTCAAAAGTCGGCGGTATCCATATGCTAACATTGATGAGCGTGTACTTAACCGAGCCCGCTTGCAAATTATTCTACGGAAACACCGACTCATTGACAAAGAGCCATTCACTAGGAGAAGGCGACCAGAGGAGTCTGATGGCGCAACTCTTGTCCGAGGCT ATCCGCTTGTGTTTCTGTTAAGCCTGCACTCAAAGCACCTCCGTGTAGACCAACAGCTACGGCGGCAAATCATTCGTTATCTCACAACTTGCTTCGAAATACTTTCCTCTGAAGCCGAAGCAATTATTCCTGAAGAACTCGAGCAATGGGGGCGATTGCGAATAGGGAACGGAGGGGATGAAGTACATGCCCGTGGTTTCCATAAGTTGCGGCCCGATGGAAGGGATGCTGCTTTTGTCCGT TATCAACTTATGGTAGATCAAGATGCCAACAACATCAATGCAGCCCCTCGATTTGAGGAAGAAAGCCAATACGGCAAGCTTCAGCATATATTTGTTCTTACCATCCCCCCCAGTACTCGCAACATTAACCCTCACCGAACAAAGAAGCGACACTTGCTTCTGGCACAACTTTACGAAGTGCCAGTTGAAATAGACGAAACCGACGAATACAAGGTCATATGGTACAAGGGGAAACTGGGCTCGGGCGAAGTTGTTGATGTACAGACCATACAGTGCTCAGTTGGGCGCATAAAAGATGGTAATGTATGGTGGATAGTGGATCGCAGTGCCGATAATACGTTTGCCTACCCCGAGTTTATAGATTAA
- a CDS encoding hydroxymethylglutaryl-CoA synthase has protein sequence MTTHLTESPRPTNVGILAMEVYFPKRCVSEADLETYDGVSSGKYTVGLGQEFMAYTDDREDINSFALSAVSSLLEKYDIDPRTIGRLEVGTETLVDKSKSVKTVLMDLFAASDNFDIEGIDSKNACYGSTAAVFNAVNWIESRSWDGRNAIVFAGDIAVYAPGNARAVGGAGGCAILIGPNAPIVLEPIHGTYMANCYDFYKPNLSSEYPSVDGQGSIIAYLKSLDHCYDVLRQKSVRFGNNGGKPLSLHDFDYHVLHSPYGKMVQKGHARLLYNDFLSDPSNPIYDKVRDLETAQRSKDETLSDKALERAFISIAKSSYEAKVAPSMTVAKRCGNLYTGSLYTGLASLLSNLPSNQMVGKRVLMFGFGGGCAASIFTIRIVESPAYIVEKMNLIQRLSSMDVTTVEDYLLAMDLRERNHNKANWRPEGGIDNLFEGAYYLDVTDDQRKRFYHRHSTACN, from the exons ATGACTACTCACCTCACTGAGTCACCTAGACCGACAAATGTTGGTATCCTAGCCATGGAAGTCTACTTCCCTAAACGA TGCGTATCTGAAGCTGATCTAGAGACCTATGATGGAGTCTCTTCGGGAAAGTACACGGTTGGGCTAGGCCAGGAGTTCATGGCCTATACTGACGACAGGGAGGATATAAATTCATTTGCGCTAAGTG CTGTATCCTCTCTCCTCGAGAAGTATGACATCGACCCAAGAACTATTGGCCGCCTAGAAGTTGGTACTGAAACCCTCGTGGACAAGTCTAAGTCCGTGAAAACAGTACTTATGGACTTGTTTGCTGCGTCGGACAACTTTGATATCGAGGGAATCGATTCGAAGAACGCATGTTACGGATCTACGGCGGCAGTGTTCAATGCTGTAAATTGGATCGAGTCACGTTCATGGGATGGTCGCAACGCAATTGTGTTTGCTGGTGATATTGCGGTATATGCTCCTGGAAATGCCAGAGCTGTAGGAGGGGCGGGTGGGTGCGCTATACTTATTGGCCCGAACGCTCCAATCGTTCTAGAGC CTATTCATGGGACGTACATGGCCAACTGTTATGACTTCTACAAGCCAAATTTATCATCTGAATATCCTTCGGTCGATGGTCAAGGGTCAATTATAGCATACTTAAAGTCACTCGATCACTGTTACGATGTTTTGCGTCAGAAATCGGTTCGGTTCGGGAACAACGGGGGCAAGCCACTGTCTTTGCATGATTTCGATTATCACGTTTTGCATTCTCCATACGGAAAGATGGTACAGAAGGGACATGCGCGATTG TTATATAACGATTTTTTATCTGATCCGAGCAACCCAATATATGACAAAGTCCGCGACTTAGAGACTGCTCAAAGATCCAAGGATGAGACTCTTTCAGATAAGGCCCTCGAGAGAGCATTCATCTCCATCGCCAAGTCGAGCTACGAGGCCAAGGTCGCACCAAGTATGACTGTTGCCAAGCGCTGTGGAAACTTGTACACGGGGAGCTTGTACACGGGTTTGGCGAGCCTACTCAGCAATCTTCCATCAAATCAGATGGTCGGCAAACGTGTGCTTATGTTTGGATTTGGAGGCGGCTGCGCGGCATCGATATTTACTATCCGCATCGTtgaatcccccgcatacatTGTCGAGAAGATGAACCTAATACAAAGATTATCTTCGATGGATGTGACCACCGTAGAGGACTATCTCTTGGCCATGGAC CTACGCGAGCGAAATCACAATAAGGCCAACTGGAGGCCAGAAGGCGGAATCGATAATCTGTTTGAGGGTGCATACTATTTAGACGTTACTGATGATCAGCGAAAGAGGTTCTATCATCGTCACTCCACCGCTTGCAACTGA
- a CDS encoding pathogenesis-related protein PR5K (thaumatin family) encodes MIKAILLAVASTVAGRTFTVQNSCSFTVWPAIFTDLNAGSSALSTKTGWEAPGGSEFSFTVPENWKSGRIWARTGCDFTNSEGIGSCVTGGCLGGLQCDANVVAHPPVTYAEFTLNNNGQDHYDVSLVGGFNLPIRISNTAGCGYAECTVNLNEHCPEPLKVPIDPNGTVAACKVRNSRRLGAERASSGVRDRAKVSSAPLPRRVGITAVPHPVPHPLPFRTLAPICPSSACT; translated from the exons ATGATAAAGGCTATTCTTCTCGCTGTAGCAAGTACCGTGGCCGGTCGTACCTTCACCGTTCAGAACTCTTGTTCATTCACGGTATGGCCTGCTATCTTT ACCGACCTAAATGCGGGCTCCTCTGCCCTTTCAACTAAAACCGGCTGGGAGGCACCAGGAGGCTCAGAATTCTCTTTCACGGTTCCCGAAAACTGGAAGTCTGGACGTATTTGGGCTCGCACTGGATGTGATTTTACAAACAGCGAAGGGATCGGGTCCTGCGTTACTGGTGGTTGCCTGGGTGGTTTACAATGCGATGCGAATGTAGTCGCTCACCCACCGGTTACCTATGCCGAATTTACGCTAAATAATAACGGACAAGACCATTACGATG TGAGTTTGGTTGGCGGGTTTAACTTGCCGATACGTATTTCCAATACTGCTGGTTGCGGTTATGCCGAATGTACCGTGAACCTCAACGAGCATTGCCCAGAACCCCTAAAAGTACCAATAGATCCAAATGGCACAGTTGCAGCATGCAAG GTCCGGAACTCCCGGAGGTTGGGTGCGGAACGTGCCAGTTCCGGGGTTAGAGACCGGGCAAAG GTGAGTTCCGCACCTTTGCCTCGGAGAGTTGGTATCACGGCCGTTCCACACCCTGTTCCGCACCCACTCCCGTTCCGCACCCTTGCACCGATTTGCCCGAGCTCTGCATGTACATAG
- a CDS encoding pathogenesis-related protein PR5K (thaumatin family): protein MKSTALAFWLASSLPVAMSRTFTVYNACPFTIWPAVFTDLNVGSATPSVETGWEAAAYTSRTFSVPNDWKAGRIWGRRNCDFSVNPGPNSCLSGGCNGGLLCDSRTGTGVPPVSLAEWTLSGDGNRDFYDVSLVDGYNLPMRITNNVGCPVADCPVDLGPNCPEPIKGPFDSSGFPVGCKSACFANLDGNPGDSANCCSGSHNTPETCPASGVQYYDYFKSNCPNSYAYAYDESSGTALWTCDSGINADCFMTDTLTFCP, encoded by the exons ATGAAATCCACTGCTCTCGCATTCTGGTTGGCTTCGTCTCTACCAGTCGCGATGAGCCGTACTTTCACGGTGTATAATGCATGCCCATTTACAATTTGGCCCGCTGTATTT ACTGACTTGAACGTAGGATCGGCGACACCGTCTGTGGAGACTGGCTGGGAAGCAGCCGCATATACCTCTCGGACATTCTCAGTCCCGAACGATTGGAAAGCCGGTCGTATCTGG GGTCGACGCAACTGCGACTTTTCGGTAAACCCGGGTCCCAACTCATGCCTGTCCGGCGGGTGTAATGGCGGCTTACTCTGCGATTCGAGGACTGGAACAGGGGTCCCGCCGGTCTCACTGGCAGAATGGACCTTGAGCGGAGATGGAAATCGTGACTTTTACGACG TGTCGCTGGTTGATGGATATAACCTCCCAATGCGCATAACAAACAACGTTGGTTGTCCGGTTGCCGACTGCCCGGTAGATCTTGGTCCGAACTGTCCGGAACCAATCAAGGGGCCTTTTGACTCGAGTGGGTTCCCCGTTGGCTGCAAG TCCGCCTGCTTTGCAAACCTAGATGGAAACCCAGGTGATTCTGCTAACTGCTGCTCCGGATCACACAATACTCCAGAAACCTGCCCGGCTTCAGGGGTTCAGTATTATGACTACTTCAAAAGTAATTGCCCGAACTCGTATGCCTACGCGTACGATGAGTCGAGCGGGACCGCACTCTGGACTTGTGACTCTGGGATAAACGCAGATT GTTTTATGACAGATACTCTGACTTTCTGCCCTTGA